The following are encoded together in the Labrus mixtus chromosome 2, fLabMix1.1, whole genome shotgun sequence genome:
- the rhbdd2 gene encoding rhomboid domain-containing protein 2, giving the protein VKLKYFKMIFQAFKDFIPVVSVGVLTVVLLSCVLFGIQTIFSFTPGVLSVGNTVFLHGHIHRLLLYPFHHRTFAQLLLNITVLVFLSGSLEKGFGTVRFLFLFLLMSSTTGVFYSFLDLLQSDSSQSHTEGFLPVALACVALTTMHTKMTKGFLCGVSFPTIALPWVLLIITTALIPHSVLPCNVIAILVGWLYGKRWFALLDLSEAKAGVLEKMMPFRFLRSIGGDMFVPASTEERRKTLLPQINPTPGSYPVQAYAPLSSTHTADAAAKFYEGWPNLTGDLSSRAPPLHPHQHGSAHSSGISHGLGPEQSFGHSCNHSHSHGHP; this is encoded by the coding sequence GTAAAGCTGAAGTACTTTAAAATGATCTTTCAAGcttttaaagactttattcCCGTCGTCTCAGTGGGGGTGCTAACAGTGGTGCTTTTatcctgtgttttgtttggaaTCCAAACTATTTTCAGCTTCACCCCGGGGGTCCTAAGTGTTGGCAACACAGTTTTTCTGCATGGACACATTCACAGGCTGTTGTTGTACCCCTTTCACCACAGAACCTTTGCTCAGCTCCTCCTCAACATTACAGTTCTGGTGTTTCTCAGTGGCAGCCTGGAGAAAGGCTTTGGCACGGTGCGTTTCCTCTTCTTGTTCCTCCTGATGTCGAGCACCACAGGTGTGTTTTACAGCTTCCTGGAcctcctgcagagtgacagCAGCCAAAGTCACACCGAGGGCTTTCTTCCTGTGGCCCTGGCTTGTGTGGCTCTAACTACCATGCACACGAAAATGACCAAAGGGTTCCTGTGTGGGGTCAGCTTCCCCACCATTGCTCTCCCCTGGGTGTTACTTATCATCACCACTGCCCTCATTCCTCACAGCGTGCTCCCCTGCAATGTCATAGCCATCCTGGTTGGTTGGCTGTACGGGAAGAGATGGTTCGCTCTCCTGGACTTATCTGAGGCTAAGGCTGGCGTCCTGGAGAAGATGATGCCGTTCAGGTTTTTGAGGAGCATAGGCGGGGATATGTTTGTCCCTGCTTCCACAGAAGAGCGGAGGAAGACACTCCTGCCACAAATCAACCCGACACCTGGGTCCTACCCGGTCCAGGCGTACGCTCCGCTGTCCAGCACTCACACTGCAGACGCCGCCGCCAAGTTTTACGAAGGCTGGCCAAATTTGACCGGTGATCTGTCCAGCCGTGCACCACCTCTCCATCCCCATCAACACGGCTCTGCACATAGCTCTGGGATAAGTCACGGACTTGGTCCAGAGCAGAGTTTTGGACACAGCTGCAACCATAGCCATAGTCATGGGCACCCATAG
- the LOC132995416 gene encoding OCIA domain-containing protein 1-like: protein MSSTTAGSAGDGQARRQAAPVGTEYIPTEEERRVFKECNNESFWYRSVPFSVVSMAVTQALVAKGVLTASPRFGTLPKVAFAGFSGYLAGKMSYMRTCQEKFTRLENSPLGEALRQRTGMPQQLSKVASSEMSDPDLQSFDTMFQPAESQVPKSFNPDSPVHMGRAEDNSAPVQSYVEEEEPRRKASLYEDLRLKNRENYEVTLTQKAETLLQTSPVNEPKRPKKESKNIYGDTWEE from the exons ATGTCATCCACCACCGCAGGTTCAGCAGGGGACGGACAGGCCAGAAGACAAgcg GCGCCGGTGGGCACCGAGTACATccccacagaagaagagaggagggtgtttAAAGAGTGCAACAATGAAAGCTTTTGGTACAGGT CTGTGCCCTTCTCTGTGGTCAGCATGGCTGTCACTCAGGCCCTGGTTGCCAAAG GGGTCCTGACTGCATCTCCAAGGTTTGGAACTCTACCCAAAGTGGCCT TTGCTGGCTTCAGTGGCTACCTGGCAGGAAAAATGTCATACATGAGGACATGCCAAGAGAAGTTCACGAGGTTAGAGAACTCCCCCCTGGGAGAGGCCCTCAGGCAGAGGACGGGAATGCCTCAACAACT TTCAAAGGTCGCTTCTTCTGAGATGAGTGACCCAGACTTGCAGTCATTCGACACCATGTTCCAGCCGGCAGAAAGCCAAGTCCCTAAAAGCTTTAATCCAGATTCGCCTGTTCACATGGGCCGAGCAGAGGACAACAGCgctccag TCCAGTCGTATGTGGAAGAAGAGGAGCCCAGAAGGAAGGCCAGCCTCTATGAGGACCTGAGGCTGAAGAACAGGGAGAACTACGAGGTGACGCTCACTCAGAAGGCCGAGACGCTGCTCCAAACATCACCTGTGAATGAGCCAAAAAGACCCAAGAAAGAGT CAAAGAACATCTATGGAGACACCTGGGAAGAATGA